From a single Brassica napus cultivar Da-Ae chromosome C9, Da-Ae, whole genome shotgun sequence genomic region:
- the LOC106432807 gene encoding phosphatidylglycerophosphate phosphatase PTPMT2, whose amino-acid sequence MKDETEEDDETQRSSLDDGVSKNHKKKKKGIGFKGDKAKRAVIGAGGRILFYPTLLYNLLRFKLHSQFRWWDQIDEFLLMGAVPFRKDVPRLKQLGVGGVITLNEPFETLVPSSLYNAYQMDHLVIPTRDYLFAPSIEDITRAVNFIHKNAFLGKTTYVHCKAGRGRSTTVVLCYLIEHKSMTVAAAFEHVRSIRPRVLLHPSQRKIVEEFKTIQSLETSDAVT is encoded by the exons ATGAAAGATGAAACAGAGGAAGATGACGAGACGCAGCGATCATCCCTAGACGACGGCGTTTCGAAAaatcacaagaagaagaagaagggtatAGGTTTCAAGGGTGATAAAGCAAAGAGAGCTGTAATCGGAGCGGGTGGTCGGATCCTATTCTACCCGACTCTTCTGTACAACCTCCTCCGCTTCAAACTCCATTCTCAGTTTCGATGGTGGGATCAAATCGACgag ttTCTTCTGATGGGAGCGGTTCCATTTCGTAAGGACGTTCCGCGACTAAAACAACTAGGCGTTGGTGGCGTGATCACTCTTAATGAACCTTTTGAGACTTTGGTTCCATCTTCTTTGTACAAT GCTTATCAAATGGACCATCTAGTGATACCAACACGAGATTACCTCTTTGCTCCTTCCATTGAAGACATAACCCGAGCTGTTAACTTCATTCACA AGAATGCTTTTCTCGGTAAAACCACTTACGTCCATTGCAAAGCTGGACGTGGAAGAAGTACTACCGTTGTTCTCTGTTATCTG ATTGAGCACAAGAGTATGACCGTAGCTGCAGCTTTTGAACATGTCCGCTCGATAAGACCGCGGGTGTTACTGCATCCTTCGCAGAGGAAG ATTGTTGAGGAATTTAAAACGATACAAAGTCTAGAGACCTCTGATGCCGTAACTTAA
- the LOC106432834 gene encoding profilin-3 isoform X2, producing the protein MPLLHLDAISGTFRLSTEEAEPRKMSWQTYVDDHLMCDVEGNRLTAAAILGQDGSVWAQSANFPQPEEINGINKDFNEPGTLAPTGLFIGGTKYMVIQGEPNAVIRGKKGAGGVTIKKTTQAMVFGIYEEPMTPGQCNMVVERLGDYLIESGL; encoded by the exons ATGCCACTGCTACACTTGGACGCTATCTCTGGAACATTCCGATTATCCACAGAAGAAGCAGagccgaggaagatgtcgtggCAGACTTATGTAGACGATCACTTGATGTGCGATGTCGAAGGCAACCGCCTCACCGCCGCCGCAATTCTTGGTCAAGACGGTAGCGTCTGGGCTCAGAGCGCAAATTTCCCTCAG CCTGAGGAAATCAATGGCATCAACAAAGACTTTAATGAGCCTGGAACGCTTGCCCCAACGGGATTGTTCATCGGTGGCACAAAGTACATGGTCATCCAAGGAGAACCAAATGCTGTTATTCGAGGGAAGAAG GGAGCTGGTGGTGTTACCATCAAGAAGACCACACAAGCCATGGTCTTTGGTATCTACGAAGAGCCAATGACTCCTGGACAGTGCAATATGGTTGTTGAGAGGCTTGGTGACTACCTGATTGAATCAGGGCTCTGA
- the LOC106432808 gene encoding mitogen-activated protein kinase kinase 6, whose product MNIQEKIRKQIVQELKINQASSQCPHVAVCYHSFYHNGAFSLVLEYMDRGSLVDVIRQVKTILEPYLAVVCKQVLQGLVYLHNERHVIHRDIKPSNLLVNHKGDVNIHDHVFFYSFTLQPERISGSTYDYSSDIWSLGMSVLECAIGRFPYLESEDQQNPPSFYELLAAIIESPPPTAPSVQFSPEFCSFVSACLQKDPPARASSLDLLSHPFIKKFEDMDIDLGVLVGTLEPPVNCLR is encoded by the exons ATGAACATACAAGAGAAAATCCGCAAGCAAATTGTCCAGGAGCTCAAAATAAACCAAGCATCGTCTCAGTGTCCACATGTTGCTGTCTGTTACCATTCTTTCTATCACAATGGAGCCTTTTCCCTTGTGCTCGAATACATGGACCGTGGCTCTCTTGTTGATGTCATAAGACAAGTGAAGACTATCCTTGAGCCTTACCTTGCTGTTGTCTGTAAACAG GTTTTGCAGGGCCTTGTGTACCTGCACAACGAAAGACATGTCATACACAGAGACATTAAACCATCAAACCTTCTTGTGAATCATAAAGGAGATGTGAACATACATGACCATGTCTTTTTTTACTCCTTTACTTTACAGCCTGAGAGGATAAGTGGAAGCACATACGACTACAGCAGCGACATTTGGAGTTTGGGGATGTCAGTGTTAGAATGTGCAATAGGAAGATTCCCATACTTGGAATCTGAAGACCAGCAAAACCCGCCTAGCTTTTATGAGCTTTTGGCAGCAATCATAGAGAGTCCACCACCAACTGCTCCTTCTGTTCAATTCTCACCTGAATTTTGCTCCTTTGTATCAGCCTG CTTACAAAAGGATCCTCCAGCAAGAGCATCATCCTTGGACCTATTG TCTCATCCATTCATAAAGAAGTTTGAGGACATGGATATTGATCTCGGGGTACTTGTTGGAACTCTGGAACCACCTGTTAACTGCCTTAGATAA
- the LOC106432834 gene encoding profilin isoform X1 yields the protein MPLLHLDAISGTFRLSTEEAEPRKMSWQTYVDDHLMCDVEGNRLTAAAILGQDGSVWAQSANFPQLKPEEINGINKDFNEPGTLAPTGLFIGGTKYMVIQGEPNAVIRGKKGAGGVTIKKTTQAMVFGIYEEPMTPGQCNMVVERLGDYLIESGL from the exons ATGCCACTGCTACACTTGGACGCTATCTCTGGAACATTCCGATTATCCACAGAAGAAGCAGagccgaggaagatgtcgtggCAGACTTATGTAGACGATCACTTGATGTGCGATGTCGAAGGCAACCGCCTCACCGCCGCCGCAATTCTTGGTCAAGACGGTAGCGTCTGGGCTCAGAGCGCAAATTTCCCTCAG TTGAAGCCTGAGGAAATCAATGGCATCAACAAAGACTTTAATGAGCCTGGAACGCTTGCCCCAACGGGATTGTTCATCGGTGGCACAAAGTACATGGTCATCCAAGGAGAACCAAATGCTGTTATTCGAGGGAAGAAG GGAGCTGGTGGTGTTACCATCAAGAAGACCACACAAGCCATGGTCTTTGGTATCTACGAAGAGCCAATGACTCCTGGACAGTGCAATATGGTTGTTGAGAGGCTTGGTGACTACCTGATTGAATCAGGGCTCTGA
- the LOC106432806 gene encoding NAC domain-containing protein 75 isoform X2 translates to MKNTFNLIDSKLEEHHYLCGSKHCPGCGRMIQAATKPNWFGLPAGVKFDPTDQELVEHLEAKVKGKEGNKKWFPSHPLIDEFIPTIDGEDGICYTHPQKLPGVTKDGLSKHFFHKPSRAYTTGTRKRRKIIQTEHDSELNGSSSETRWHKTGKTRPVMINGRQRGCKKILVLYTNFGKNRRPEKTNWVMHQYHLGINEEEREGELVVSKIFYQTQPRQCVGNINWSEQNVSSKGLIGIGAGDEICGVAAALQSLGSGDVISRVNTNPFTRAFDEGTAEASKGRENRLVSGTCEEVHDGIIRSSSSTSYHMIHDHNQHDHQIGEIREFHIPSSSSYHESIFNITSTVPSQQQLRGRSSGSGLEDLIMGCTSTCTEEENSEAIPEQNADWLTFPPSWNQTESDGQNRRF, encoded by the exons ATGAAGAACACATTTAACCTCATTGATTCAAAGCTCGAGGAACATCATTATCTTTGCGGATCAAAGCATTGTCCTGGATGTGGCCGCATGATTCAAGCCGCTACTAAACCA aattggTTTGGACTGCCGGCGGGAGTGAAATTTGATCCGACGGATCAAGAGCTTGTTGAGCATTTAGAAGCAAAAGTGAAGGGAAAAGAAGGAAATAAGAAATGGTTTCCGTCTCATCCACTTATAGATGAGTTCATCCCAACCATTGACGGAGAAGATGGGATCTGTTACACTCACCCACAGAAGCTTCCAG GGGTAACAAAAGATGGTTTAAGCAAACATTTCTTCCACAAACCATCAAGAGCTTACACAACCGGAACAAGAAAACGACGCAAAATCATCCAAACGGAACACGACTCCGAGTTAAACGGATCGTCATCCGAAACGAGATGGCACAAAACCGGCAAAACAAGACCGGTTATGATAAACGGTCGACAAAGGGGATGCAAGAAGATATTAGTACTATACACAAACTTCGGCAAAAATCGACGACCAGAAAAAACAAATTGGGTGATGCATCAATATCATTTAGGGATtaacgaagaagaaagagaaggagagcTTGTGGTCTCCAAGATCTTTTATCAGACACAACCTAGACAATGTGTTGGTAATATTAATTGGTCGGAACAAAATGTTAGTTCCAAGGGCTTGATAGGAATTGGTGCCGGAGATGAAATATGCGGCGTTGCTGCCGCCTTGCAGAGTCTTGGCTCCGGTGACGTTATTTCTAGGGTTAATACGAACCCCTTTACAAGAGCCTTCGATGAG GGGACAGCCGAAGCTTCGAAGGGAAGAGAAAACCGGCTTGTGTCCGGCACGTGCGAGGAAGTACATGATGGGATCATAAGATCATCGTCATCAACTTCATATCATATGATTCATGATCATAATCAACATGATCATCAGATTGGAGAAATAAGAGAATTTCACATACCATCTTCGTCATCATATCATGAGTCAATCTTCAACATTACAAGTACTGTGCCGTCTCAG CAACAATTAAGGGGTCGATCATCTGGTTCGGGATTAGAAGACTTAATCATGGGTTGCACATCTACTTGCACAGAAGAG GAAAATTCAGAAGCAATTCCAGAGCAAAACGCAGACTGGTTAACGTTTCCACCATCCTG GAACCAAACCGAGTCAGATGGTCAAAACCGGAGATTTTAA
- the LOC106432833 gene encoding glucan endo-1,3-beta-glucosidase 13 → MEKLIFSISLLLLLLDGCYGGKVGVCYGRSADDLPTPAKVVQLIKQHNIKYVRIYDYNSQVLKAFANTSIELMIGVPNSDLKPFSQFQSNADTWLKNSVLPYYPTTKITYITVGAESTDDPHTNASSFVVPAMQNVLTALKKVGLSRRIKVSTTLSLGVLSRSFPPSAGAFNSSYAYFLRPMLEFLAENQSPFMVDLYPYYAYRDSPNNVSLDYVLFESSSEVIDPNTGLLYKNMFDAQVDALYYALTALNFRTIKIMVTETGWPTKGSPKEKGAASPDNAETYNSNIIRHTVTNQGTPSKPGEAMDVYIFSLFNENRKTGLDSERNWGLFYPDQTSVYQLDFTGKNGGFRSNSSGGNSRGRSESWCIASSKASEIELRGALDWACGPGNVDCTAIQPSQPCFQPDTLVSHASFVFNSYFQQNGGTDVACSFGGVGVKVNKDPSYDKCVYITAGGRNNTKATNASALNSSASTSHGNESLVWNLSLCLVILLSFSLQTTNSQAL, encoded by the exons ATGGAGAAGCTCATCTTCTCCATTTCTCTCCTGCTTCTGCTTCTGG ACGGTTGCTACGGTGGCAAGGTCGGAGTATGTTACGGAAGAAGCGCCGACGACCTTCCGACACCAGCCAAAGTAGTCCAGCTGATAAAACAGCACAACATCAAATACGTCCGTATCTACGACTACAACTCCCAAGTCCTCAAGGCATTTGCCAACACAAGCATCGAGCTCATGATCGGAGTCCCAAACTCCGACCTCAAACCCTTCTCCCAGTTCCAATCAAACGCAGACACGTGGCTAAAGAACAGCGTCTTACCCTACTATCCAACCACCAAGATCACTTACATAACAGTCGGAGCTGAATCCACCGACGATCCACACACCAACGCCTCCTCCTTCGTCGTCCCCGCGATGCAGAACGTGCTGACCGCTCTCAAGAAAGTCGGTCTGAGCAGAAGAATCAAAGTCTCCACGACGCTCTCCCTCGGCGTCCTCTCAAGATCTTTCCCACCTTCCGCTGGAGCGTTCAACAGCAGCTACGCGTATTTCTTGAGGCCGATGCTCGAGTTCTTGGCGGAGAATCAGTCTCCTTTCATGGTCGATCTTTACCCTTACTACGCTTACAGAGATTCTCCCAACAATGTGTCTTTGGACTATGTGTTGTTCGAGTCTTCCTCTGAAGTGATTGATCCCAACACCGGTTTGCTCTACAAGAACATGTTCGATGCTCAAGTCGACGCGCTCTATTACGCCCTCACGGCTTTAAACTTCAGGACGATCAAGATCATGGTCACGGAGACCGGATGGCCGACCAAAGGCTCACCCAAGGAGAAAGGCGCTGCCTCTCCTGACAACGCGGAGACGTATAATAGTAACATTATACGCCACACGGTTACAAACCAAGGCACACCTTCGAAGCCAGGAGAGGCCATGGACGTTTATATCTTCTCACTGTTCAACGAGAACAGGAAAACTGGTTTGGATTCGGAGAGGAACTGGGGGCTGTTCTATCCCGACCAGACGAGTGTTTACCAGCTGGATTTCACGGGGAAGAACGGCGGGTTTCGGTCGAATTCGAGTGGGGGAAACTCGAGAGGGAGGAGTGAGAGCTGGTGCATTGCTTCTTCGAAAGCTTCGGAGATAGAgctgagaggtgctttggatTGGGCGTGTGGTCCTGGGAACGTTGATTGCACGGCTATTCAGCCGAGCCAGCCTTGTTTCCAGCCAGATACTTTGGTTTCTCATGCTTCTTTTGTGTTTAATAGCTACTTCCAGCAGAATGGGGGTACAGACGTTGCTTGTAGCTTTGGAGGAGTTGGTGTTAAGGTCAACAAAGACCCTA GTTATGACAAATGCGTATACATAACCGCAGGCGGCCG GAACAACACCAAGGCGACGAATGCATCTGCATTGAATTCCTCTGCTTCTACTTCACATGGAAACGAATCTCTAGTATGGAATTTGAGTCTCTGTCTCGTGATCTTGTTGTCGTTCAGTTTGCAAACTACAAACTCACAGGCATTGTGA
- the LOC106432806 gene encoding NAC domain-containing protein 75 isoform X1: MKNTFNLIDSKLEEHHYLCGSKHCPGCGRMIQAATKPNWFGLPAGVKFDPTDQELVEHLEAKVKGKEGNKKWFPSHPLIDEFIPTIDGEDGICYTHPQKLPGVTKDGLSKHFFHKPSRAYTTGTRKRRKIIQTEHDSELNGSSSETRWHKTGKTRPVMINGRQRGCKKILVLYTNFGKNRRPEKTNWVMHQYHLGINEEEREGELVVSKIFYQTQPRQCVGNINWSEQNVSSKGLIGIGAGDEICGVAAALQSLGSGDVISRVNTNPFTRAFDEGTAEASKGRENRLVSGTCEEVHDGIIRSSSSTSYHMIHDHNQHDHQIGEIREFHIPSSSSYHESIFNITSTVPSQQQQLRGRSSGSGLEDLIMGCTSTCTEEENSEAIPEQNADWLTFPPSWNQTESDGQNRRF; the protein is encoded by the exons ATGAAGAACACATTTAACCTCATTGATTCAAAGCTCGAGGAACATCATTATCTTTGCGGATCAAAGCATTGTCCTGGATGTGGCCGCATGATTCAAGCCGCTACTAAACCA aattggTTTGGACTGCCGGCGGGAGTGAAATTTGATCCGACGGATCAAGAGCTTGTTGAGCATTTAGAAGCAAAAGTGAAGGGAAAAGAAGGAAATAAGAAATGGTTTCCGTCTCATCCACTTATAGATGAGTTCATCCCAACCATTGACGGAGAAGATGGGATCTGTTACACTCACCCACAGAAGCTTCCAG GGGTAACAAAAGATGGTTTAAGCAAACATTTCTTCCACAAACCATCAAGAGCTTACACAACCGGAACAAGAAAACGACGCAAAATCATCCAAACGGAACACGACTCCGAGTTAAACGGATCGTCATCCGAAACGAGATGGCACAAAACCGGCAAAACAAGACCGGTTATGATAAACGGTCGACAAAGGGGATGCAAGAAGATATTAGTACTATACACAAACTTCGGCAAAAATCGACGACCAGAAAAAACAAATTGGGTGATGCATCAATATCATTTAGGGATtaacgaagaagaaagagaaggagagcTTGTGGTCTCCAAGATCTTTTATCAGACACAACCTAGACAATGTGTTGGTAATATTAATTGGTCGGAACAAAATGTTAGTTCCAAGGGCTTGATAGGAATTGGTGCCGGAGATGAAATATGCGGCGTTGCTGCCGCCTTGCAGAGTCTTGGCTCCGGTGACGTTATTTCTAGGGTTAATACGAACCCCTTTACAAGAGCCTTCGATGAG GGGACAGCCGAAGCTTCGAAGGGAAGAGAAAACCGGCTTGTGTCCGGCACGTGCGAGGAAGTACATGATGGGATCATAAGATCATCGTCATCAACTTCATATCATATGATTCATGATCATAATCAACATGATCATCAGATTGGAGAAATAAGAGAATTTCACATACCATCTTCGTCATCATATCATGAGTCAATCTTCAACATTACAAGTACTGTGCCGTCTCAG CAGCAACAATTAAGGGGTCGATCATCTGGTTCGGGATTAGAAGACTTAATCATGGGTTGCACATCTACTTGCACAGAAGAG GAAAATTCAGAAGCAATTCCAGAGCAAAACGCAGACTGGTTAACGTTTCCACCATCCTG GAACCAAACCGAGTCAGATGGTCAAAACCGGAGATTTTAA